A genomic stretch from Candidatus Hydrogenisulfobacillus filiaventi includes:
- a CDS encoding protein of unknown function (Evidence 5 : Unknown function) produces MSSSSASQRTASPSSQIRHSARSSGLAAARTGKALSGKRSSPPLVRSNAIQSSTNRTPVTFGRRGRTRSRRTGRIRKTDISRTPPSLLRPHLGLFRFPFAGYLFITSLRKAQSLSHFVGPHTRSNYHDRHFWQPYFDQPISVCYMNMHFLKQVFTPKKEAERPFHEDRGQGHHPLSLYIVPAPCSTHTA; encoded by the coding sequence ATGTCCTCGTCCAGCGCGTCCCAGCGCACCGCCTCGCCGTCGAGCCAGATCCGCCACTCCGCCCGCAGCTCGGGGCTGGCGGCGGCCAGGACGGGAAAGGCGCTTAGCGGGAAGCGCAGCTCGCCGCCGTTGGTCAGATCGAACGCGATCCAATCCTCCACGAACCGCACGCCCGTGACCTTTGGCAGGCGCGGCAGAACGAGGTCCCGTCGCACCGGACGCATCCGCAAGACGGACATTTCGCGAACGCCCCCTTCTTTGCTAAGGCCGCATCTTGGCCTTTTCCGCTTCCCATTTGCGGGCTATCTCTTCATAACGAGCTTGCGCAAGGCGCAGAGCCTTTCTCATTTCGTCGGACCGCATACCCGGTCGAATTATCACGATCGTCATTTCTGGCAGCCATATTTTGATCAACCCATCTCCGTTTGTTACATGAACATGCATTTTCTCAAACAAGTCTTTACTCCAAAAAAAGAAGCGGAGCGACCCTTCCACGAAGATCGTGGACAAGGACACCATCCTCTCTCATTGTACATCGTTCCCGCCCCGTGCTCCACCCACACTGCCTGA
- a CDS encoding protein of unknown function (Evidence 5 : Unknown function) produces the protein METLRWIVVVGGHIVAACPSEAAARVVESAWRRTHPELIPVALPLPSPVRVEPSLDRRREEEEDWGFDR, from the coding sequence ATGGAAACCCTTCGCTGGATTGTGGTGGTCGGCGGACACATCGTGGCCGCCTGCCCGTCCGAAGCCGCCGCGCGTGTGGTCGAATCCGCATGGCGCCGCACCCACCCCGAGCTGATTCCGGTCGCGTTGCCGCTGCCCTCCCCGGTTCGGGTAGAGCCATCGCTCGACCGCAGGCGGGAGGAAGAGGAGGACTGGGGGTTCGATCGATGA
- a CDS encoding protein of unknown function (Evidence 5 : Unknown function) produces the protein MAGRGIPDHRRGLTAIGAVLLAAAALAGCGAPALLHGAGTAPRYAKDGLPINRAALEAKYGKVFPGLVLRAPGAPKTPPFSLAPYPANHAILWRSGIDVATLPAWEVQGAETAARWMIMDNDNHPLSPLAVMDTAAPVQSGLGWRKIGVRTQGEEEYWQIADLFKDFAQPVPGTHTPAGGYEYRTWAEIEAVEPASAWAGSAARREGAAGPAPVLPTMPGYLARGQRATRAETVFVASWNVYAGGGIHHDRGDYGYGMNGPTPVLVADVRGLGWRVIATGGAPGTVLRRFPQHYAVPRSG, from the coding sequence ATGGCGGGTCGCGGAATCCCGGATCATCGGCGAGGGCTGACCGCTATCGGCGCAGTGCTGTTGGCCGCTGCGGCGCTGGCGGGGTGCGGGGCCCCGGCGCTGCTGCATGGAGCGGGAACCGCGCCCCGCTATGCGAAGGACGGCCTGCCGATCAACCGCGCGGCGCTGGAGGCCAAGTACGGCAAGGTGTTTCCGGGCCTGGTGCTGCGGGCGCCGGGGGCGCCGAAGACCCCGCCGTTCAGCCTGGCGCCCTATCCGGCCAACCACGCCATCCTGTGGCGCTCCGGCATCGACGTCGCGACGCTGCCGGCCTGGGAGGTCCAGGGAGCCGAGACGGCCGCCCGTTGGATGATCATGGACAACGATAACCACCCCCTGTCCCCGCTGGCGGTCATGGACACCGCCGCCCCCGTCCAATCCGGGCTCGGCTGGCGGAAGATCGGCGTCCGGACGCAGGGGGAGGAGGAGTACTGGCAGATCGCGGACCTGTTCAAGGACTTCGCTCAGCCGGTACCCGGCACGCACACGCCAGCGGGCGGCTACGAGTACCGCACCTGGGCCGAGATTGAGGCGGTCGAGCCCGCGTCGGCGTGGGCGGGGAGCGCCGCTCGGCGCGAGGGGGCGGCTGGGCCCGCGCCCGTCCTGCCGACGATGCCGGGCTATCTGGCCCGGGGCCAGCGGGCGACCCGCGCCGAGACGGTGTTCGTGGCCAGCTGGAATGTCTACGCTGGAGGCGGCATTCACCACGACCGAGGCGATTACGGCTATGGCATGAACGGCCCCACCCCGGTGCTGGTCGCCGACGTCCGCGGGCTCGGATGGCGGGTGATCGCCACCGGCGGCGCACCGGGGACGGTCCTGCGCCGGTTTCCCCAGCATTACGCCGTGCCCCGGAGCGGCTAG
- a CDS encoding Flagellar hook-associated protein flgK has protein sequence MRTRWRPRGFVSWGIDASLALILVTVGVAGVQIWKGIQAATAVHTAVDLALRTAAEETGGNPSVLPQVFPAALAAATGGTVTACGETAPGMGMMPGGSTPACGSGGFVVQIPGHVPLTVESVQAGQVVVERPLALGFGLALPLTVTTTERQVWLAPGQAQS, from the coding sequence ATGCGCACACGGTGGCGTCCTAGGGGGTTTGTCAGCTGGGGCATCGACGCCAGCCTGGCCCTGATCCTCGTCACCGTCGGCGTGGCTGGCGTGCAGATCTGGAAGGGCATCCAGGCGGCGACGGCGGTCCACACGGCCGTGGACCTGGCGCTGCGGACGGCGGCCGAGGAGACGGGGGGCAACCCGTCCGTCCTGCCTCAAGTGTTCCCGGCCGCCCTGGCGGCGGCCACGGGCGGGACGGTGACGGCCTGCGGGGAAACGGCCCCGGGCATGGGGATGATGCCGGGTGGATCGACCCCGGCGTGCGGGTCCGGCGGCTTCGTGGTCCAGATTCCGGGCCACGTCCCGCTGACAGTCGAGTCCGTCCAAGCTGGACAGGTCGTGGTCGAGCGGCCGCTGGCCCTGGGCTTCGGGCTCGCGCTGCCGCTGACGGTGACGACGACCGAGCGGCAGGTGTGGCTGGCGCCGGGACAGGCGCAATCCTGA
- a CDS encoding conserved membrane protein of unknown function (Evidence 4 : Unknown function but conserved in other organisms): MTTLWAGAYALGAALEGWWDARQGELPYAGSALLMLIGWWGTGHPLGPALLGRLGWTVLLLAPLVPAWWRERIGAGDLATVAAITMGLGSAAGALSLWGALFGAWAWWRWRRPTVVPLGPFLWGIATILVLVASWSRQ; this comes from the coding sequence ATGACGACCCTGTGGGCCGGCGCGTATGCGCTGGGCGCGGCCCTGGAGGGCTGGTGGGACGCGCGGCAAGGGGAATTGCCCTACGCGGGGTCCGCTCTGCTGATGCTGATCGGCTGGTGGGGTACGGGCCATCCCCTGGGCCCGGCCCTGCTCGGCCGGCTGGGCTGGACGGTCCTGCTGCTGGCGCCGCTGGTGCCCGCCTGGTGGCGGGAGCGGATCGGGGCCGGGGACCTGGCGACCGTGGCCGCCATCACCATGGGCTTGGGCAGCGCCGCCGGTGCCCTGAGCCTGTGGGGGGCGCTCTTCGGGGCGTGGGCCTGGTGGCGGTGGCGGCGGCCTACGGTTGTGCCCCTGGGACCGTTCTTGTGGGGCATTGCCACCATACTCGTCCTGGTGGCATCGTGGTCTCGGCAATAA
- a CDS encoding conserved protein of unknown function (Evidence 4 : Unknown function but conserved in other organisms) — protein sequence MRWVRRCRTAWPRRAGQASAGMLLSLPLWAAIAAAGFWALRVFFLWIVLETAARGAWVQVEANGCWTPQATQVTQRAVRIAGVPWGSVTATVTPAGRAGYGTPMTLVLGARLTWYGKALPGGGWTLAATRSGVSLAPASGGGCAAPPG from the coding sequence ATGAGGTGGGTCAGGCGGTGCCGGACTGCGTGGCCCCGTAGGGCGGGCCAGGCCAGCGCGGGCATGCTGCTGAGCCTGCCCCTCTGGGCGGCGATCGCGGCGGCGGGCTTCTGGGCGCTGCGGGTGTTCTTCCTGTGGATCGTGTTGGAGACCGCCGCGCGGGGGGCCTGGGTCCAGGTGGAGGCCAACGGCTGCTGGACGCCCCAGGCCACGCAGGTGACCCAGCGGGCCGTGCGAATCGCGGGCGTGCCCTGGGGGTCGGTGACGGCCACCGTTACGCCGGCGGGCCGGGCGGGCTACGGGACCCCGATGACCCTGGTGCTGGGGGCGCGGCTCACCTGGTACGGCAAGGCCCTGCCAGGCGGCGGCTGGACGCTGGCGGCGACCAGGAGCGGCGTGAGCCTCGCGCCCGCTTCCGGCGGCGGCTGCGCGGCGCCCCCGGGTTGA
- a CDS encoding protein of unknown function (Evidence 5 : Unknown function), with product MQASEGWVPGQLVPGPGWAIAKRWRWQYTQQEAPEQTTVNGQTVIQCAPVGAPSKTRQWQAEEVYDPNLCPYVTSVPTN from the coding sequence ATGCAGGCGTCCGAGGGCTGGGTGCCGGGCCAGCTGGTGCCCGGGCCGGGATGGGCCATCGCGAAGCGGTGGCGCTGGCAGTACACCCAGCAGGAGGCCCCCGAGCAGACGACGGTGAACGGACAGACCGTCATCCAGTGCGCCCCGGTGGGGGCACCGTCCAAGACCCGGCAGTGGCAGGCGGAGGAGGTCTACGATCCCAACCTGTGCCCCTACGTCACCAGCGTGCCGACCAACTAG
- a CDS encoding protein of unknown function (Evidence 5 : Unknown function), whose translation MEPTLCGWLGRLAMPMALYGPEAHRTREPEPGARRTVGSRMANLMRKD comes from the coding sequence GTGGAGCCGACGCTGTGCGGCTGGCTCGGGCGGCTCGCCATGCCGATGGCGCTGTACGGGCCGGAAGCGCATCGGACGCGGGAGCCGGAACCGGGGGCGCGGCGCACGGTGGGATCGAGGATGGCGAACTTGATGCGGAAGGATTGA
- a CDS encoding protein of unknown function (Evidence 5 : Unknown function) codes for METRAADERVLRNTLEGLEDELHDVRMAVDEADHAILEQLRDLPDDASAELAGTLRETSRLFAQLYTLLGEGEDAARRVLRALDAAGGR; via the coding sequence ATGGAGACGCGCGCCGCGGATGAGCGGGTGCTGCGCAACACGCTGGAGGGCCTCGAGGACGAGCTGCACGACGTGCGGATGGCGGTGGACGAGGCCGACCACGCCATCCTGGAGCAGTTGCGGGATCTGCCGGACGATGCTTCCGCGGAGCTGGCGGGCACGTTGCGGGAGACCAGCCGGCTGTTCGCCCAGCTGTATACGCTGCTGGGGGAGGGCGAGGACGCCGCTCGGCGGGTGCTGCGGGCGCTGGACGCCGCTGGGGGTCGATGA
- a CDS encoding exported protein of unknown function (Evidence 5 : Unknown function), producing MTRKRWHRAAGLIGAALVLAWWPGPAALASGGRGGGGHGKNPAPQPIEPRLGCPPGEVRVNIDQPCQPAPAPPINYHCSQKVRTEDGPCFNGEQAVFRVVEVPVLGGGCSTAWGLTGYQICGTSPPGTGPAPGSSGGVPTRTVTTTQWGAWSAWTAAACMIPSAPWAPRHGQGLNPDSLVIPVGTLPDGTPIRPPLTFASAPDRAATEQVTQAAEAEGTWSPGQLLNAPGWAVYARSRTGTQTTETVNAQTGAVLSSTSTPLRQEEAVEVYAPATCPVAVGVPTD from the coding sequence ATGACGCGCAAGCGATGGCACCGGGCGGCGGGGCTGATCGGAGCCGCGCTCGTCCTGGCATGGTGGCCTGGGCCCGCCGCCCTCGCCAGCGGCGGCCGCGGCGGCGGCGGACATGGCAAGAATCCGGCGCCCCAGCCCATTGAGCCCCGGCTGGGCTGCCCTCCTGGGGAGGTGCGGGTGAATATCGACCAGCCGTGCCAGCCAGCGCCCGCGCCCCCAATAAACTACCACTGCTCTCAGAAGGTCAGAACCGAGGACGGGCCATGCTTCAACGGCGAGCAGGCCGTGTTCCGGGTGGTCGAGGTGCCAGTGCTGGGCGGTGGATGCTCCACGGCCTGGGGTCTCACTGGCTATCAGATATGCGGAACCTCTCCGCCCGGCACCGGACCCGCGCCCGGCTCTTCGGGCGGCGTCCCCACCCGCACCGTCACCACGACCCAATGGGGCGCCTGGTCGGCCTGGACGGCGGCGGCCTGCATGATTCCCTCCGCTCCCTGGGCCCCCCGGCACGGCCAGGGCCTGAATCCGGATTCCCTGGTCATTCCGGTGGGCACCCTGCCCGACGGCACGCCCATCCGGCCGCCGTTGACGTTCGCGAGCGCCCCCGACCGGGCGGCCACCGAACAGGTGACGCAGGCGGCGGAGGCGGAGGGAACCTGGAGCCCCGGCCAGCTCTTGAACGCGCCCGGCTGGGCGGTGTACGCCCGGTCGCGCACGGGCACCCAGACGACGGAGACCGTGAACGCGCAGACCGGCGCGGTGCTGTCCTCCACCTCCACCCCGCTGCGCCAGGAGGAGGCGGTGGAGGTGTACGCCCCCGCCACCTGCCCGGTGGCCGTGGGGGTGCCGACGGATTGA
- a CDS encoding protein of unknown function (Evidence 5 : Unknown function), with the protein MTRPRGTRWRPKGGLVDDPADLWGSVGLWTVLGLALLGLWLTLDTVSRAAAAARTAAIGMSTYGCWTPQVTTAVQRTLGPVVGGWSAVRIQASPTSAPGLVGTAGRPTPVTVTLTVPLPLSVAGWRLAVLPVTVTERGVTAHEVGQAVPDCVAP; encoded by the coding sequence ATGACACGACCACGCGGAACCCGCTGGCGGCCCAAGGGCGGCCTGGTCGACGATCCGGCCGACCTCTGGGGCAGCGTGGGCCTTTGGACGGTGCTGGGCCTGGCCCTCCTGGGCCTGTGGCTCACGCTGGACACGGTGAGCCGGGCGGCGGCCGCCGCCCGCACCGCCGCCATCGGGATGAGCACCTACGGATGCTGGACCCCGCAGGTGACCACGGCGGTGCAGCGCACCCTGGGCCCGGTGGTGGGCGGCTGGTCCGCGGTCCGCATCCAGGCCTCCCCCACCAGCGCCCCGGGTCTGGTGGGCACGGCGGGGCGGCCGACGCCGGTGACGGTCACCCTGACGGTGCCGCTGCCGCTCTCGGTGGCCGGCTGGCGGCTCGCGGTCCTGCCGGTGACGGTCACGGAAAGGGGGGTGACGGCCCATGAGGTGGGTCAGGCGGTGCCGGACTGCGTGGCCCCGTAG
- a CDS encoding Flagellar hook-associated protein flgK: MHKLARTGLSLLGGVIGIGLAAAAGQAGHHPVPVAVLKTAVAAGQPIPASAVATVRVPAGAAQHWLPPAAVIGRTAGLPLPAGTPVVAADVTGSGLRLPPGWAAVTLALSAAQAGPVTVGDRVAVLSGGSGSGTGQVLLTGIRVLRVTGFAGGGSLLGGSSQQGLVTLEVPQTALPWFGGTPQLTLAVEPAGTPPALVTPPLGGKAGG, from the coding sequence ATGCACAAGCTGGCGCGCACAGGGCTGTCTCTGCTGGGAGGGGTGATCGGCATCGGCCTCGCGGCCGCCGCTGGCCAGGCAGGCCATCACCCGGTGCCGGTCGCGGTGTTGAAGACCGCGGTGGCGGCGGGGCAGCCCATCCCCGCGTCCGCCGTGGCCACCGTGCGGGTGCCCGCCGGGGCGGCGCAGCACTGGTTGCCGCCGGCGGCGGTCATCGGCCGGACGGCGGGGCTGCCCTTGCCAGCCGGGACGCCCGTGGTGGCGGCCGATGTGACTGGATCGGGCCTGCGGCTCCCGCCGGGCTGGGCGGCCGTCACCCTGGCGCTGAGCGCGGCCCAGGCGGGGCCGGTCACTGTGGGCGATCGGGTGGCGGTGCTGAGCGGCGGATCCGGCTCGGGCACCGGGCAGGTGCTCCTGACCGGGATCCGCGTCCTCCGTGTGACGGGGTTTGCGGGCGGCGGTAGCCTCTTGGGCGGCTCCAGCCAGCAGGGACTGGTCACCCTGGAGGTGCCGCAGACGGCCCTGCCCTGGTTCGGGGGCACGCCCCAGCTGACGCTGGCGGTGGAGCCTGCGGGGACCCCGCCAGCTCTGGTCACGCCCCCGCTGGGCGGGAAGGCCGGAGGCTAA
- a CDS encoding protein of unknown function (Evidence 5 : Unknown function), whose amino-acid sequence MAGCAYPTEPMRLCGDPATVRLLMRLEPMTGTQSIIRPVSMVVNLCDRHAGMATEAISALFHDRRGPTGMAG is encoded by the coding sequence ATGGCGGGCTGCGCCTATCCAACGGAGCCGATGCGCCTCTGCGGCGATCCCGCGACCGTACGGTTGCTGATGAGGCTGGAGCCGATGACCGGCACCCAGTCGATCATCCGTCCGGTCTCGATGGTCGTCAACCTGTGCGACCGGCACGCGGGCATGGCGACGGAGGCGATCTCGGCACTGTTCCACGATCGGCGGGGGCCAACTGGAATGGCGGGCTAG
- a CDS encoding conserved protein of unknown function (Evidence 4 : Unknown function but conserved in other organisms), whose product MSVLRMRPVRRDLVLPRLPKVTGVRFVEDWIAFDLTNGGELRFPLSAFPVLAAASPELRAEWRIWLDGEAVRWDALDEDISVRLLLTGED is encoded by the coding sequence ATGTCCGTCTTGCGGATGCGTCCGGTGCGACGGGACCTCGTTCTGCCGCGCCTGCCAAAGGTCACGGGCGTGCGGTTCGTGGAGGATTGGATCGCGTTCGATCTGACCAACGGCGGCGAGCTGCGCTTCCCGCTAAGCGCCTTTCCCGTCCTGGCCGCCGCCAGCCCCGAGCTGCGGGCGGAGTGGCGGATCTGGCTCGACGGCGAGGCGGTGCGCTGGGACGCGCTGGACGAGGACATCTCCGTGCGCCTGCTGCTGACCGGAGAGGACTAA
- a CDS encoding protein of unknown function (Evidence 5 : Unknown function), translating to MPSPRPMGETERYWLERWQAAGGKADYIEFFADGSMEIAYDFPASVPLSEILQALNALGVSPDGVKVATEAKDASLRVHLFADRFPIERLFTK from the coding sequence ATGCCTTCGCCTCGTCCCATGGGAGAGACCGAGCGGTACTGGCTGGAGCGCTGGCAGGCGGCCGGTGGGAAGGCGGACTACATCGAGTTCTTTGCGGACGGGAGCATGGAGATCGCCTACGATTTCCCCGCCTCCGTTCCCCTGTCCGAGATCCTCCAGGCCCTGAACGCCCTTGGCGTGTCGCCGGACGGCGTCAAGGTGGCGACGGAGGCGAAGGACGCCTCGCTCCGAGTCCATCTGTTCGCCGATCGCTTCCCCATCGAGCGGCTATTCACCAAATAA
- a CDS encoding membrane protein of unknown function (Evidence 5 : Unknown function) codes for MSTISVLTQLTSVLKGLSGHIGSAVTTGVESGYQNLGHTVDLWLFALPTGLILAELYGVRIGQMVWDLLEWIGHPANPSLISALQAGPGVLLGHAQAVVGTAATAPQPPQWDPWAPMTGVLGGGLTWSHAPLLLVVVAGWWILGILRAAHRAVAGKPAGQGFWVVPPALWPLVVGALALATPEALAIWQSAMLPRIGHAVITALRTTPSLLPSLANAGAILPRANGVPAAVNPFWIWGAVFGVSGPSGLDAGKAVLAELPAGLLAIGQTAVWLVHSIQGGQFSVYRLLSNLLYGFLHPVALITIPLQVVLAIWTTLLTLLSLWLGLSPFWVWIVLLEADNPELTMAVGGVLLRGLALELGAWLWTIGELILGAGPSGPFGLPVWMASVTPLLSLTWTVGAVSVAWHWWWRPWWAVWLRTVAMAQQRVGVWFHGGAEAMAGVSSALINQGQRIADRGSAWAAMGEEWSTSEQPLVRWAGSTLRGAGDIASRVGAELTGRGETVGRAAGLVETAGSMLGMDAAAVEAMAQGWRESGNITAKALQAHGVPDERLGHPALNPARWAAEHLPGTRADNTSGNGPGGIPVAWQAMPDGGVRAHLATPEQANLVQQDLLSRAAKMEWIVPEDPSSWSEAEQMARRRAESELKRLDEQRRRMEEEARARARLDLRDQSFEEPSYRDAAVQERASALLAEQRRQALEKNPDDPLWNLPQGDERREAWVRQRADAILRTSVSPRVETVGADVIIRPHPASGSLPANAGDWLRKTRAPDRLIRTRNGVREEWRNGVWVRVPNPTKTPKMGGGEGRG; via the coding sequence GTGTCCACCATCAGCGTGCTGACTCAGCTGACGTCCGTTCTGAAGGGGCTCTCCGGCCACATCGGATCCGCCGTCACGACCGGCGTGGAGTCCGGCTACCAGAACCTGGGCCACACGGTGGATCTGTGGCTGTTCGCCTTGCCGACCGGGCTCATCCTGGCGGAGCTGTACGGCGTCCGCATCGGCCAGATGGTGTGGGATCTGTTGGAATGGATCGGGCACCCCGCCAACCCCTCGCTCATCTCGGCGCTGCAGGCTGGGCCGGGTGTGCTGCTTGGCCACGCCCAGGCCGTCGTGGGGACCGCCGCCACCGCGCCCCAGCCTCCGCAGTGGGACCCCTGGGCACCCATGACCGGGGTGCTGGGCGGAGGGCTAACGTGGAGCCATGCTCCGCTCCTGCTCGTCGTGGTGGCGGGCTGGTGGATCCTTGGCATCCTGCGGGCCGCGCATCGGGCGGTCGCCGGCAAGCCGGCCGGCCAGGGGTTCTGGGTCGTGCCCCCGGCGTTGTGGCCTCTGGTCGTGGGGGCGCTGGCCCTGGCGACGCCGGAGGCGCTGGCGATCTGGCAGTCCGCCATGCTGCCCCGCATTGGGCATGCGGTCATCACCGCCCTGCGCACCACGCCGAGCCTGCTGCCCTCCCTGGCCAACGCGGGGGCGATCCTGCCCAGGGCCAACGGCGTCCCGGCCGCTGTCAACCCCTTCTGGATCTGGGGAGCGGTGTTCGGGGTCTCCGGCCCCTCTGGCCTGGATGCGGGCAAGGCGGTGCTGGCGGAGCTGCCCGCTGGCCTGCTGGCCATCGGCCAGACCGCCGTCTGGCTGGTGCACAGCATCCAAGGCGGCCAGTTCTCCGTCTACCGGCTGCTGTCCAATCTGCTGTACGGTTTCCTTCATCCCGTGGCGCTCATCACCATCCCGTTGCAGGTCGTCCTGGCAATCTGGACGACGCTGCTCACCCTGCTCAGCCTGTGGCTGGGCCTGTCCCCTTTTTGGGTCTGGATCGTGCTGCTGGAGGCTGATAACCCGGAGTTGACGATGGCGGTGGGAGGCGTCCTGCTGCGGGGGCTGGCCCTGGAGCTGGGCGCCTGGTTGTGGACGATCGGGGAGCTGATCCTGGGGGCGGGGCCATCCGGACCGTTCGGGCTTCCCGTCTGGATGGCCAGCGTGACGCCATTGCTGTCCCTGACTTGGACCGTGGGGGCGGTGTCCGTCGCATGGCATTGGTGGTGGCGGCCATGGTGGGCCGTCTGGCTGCGCACGGTGGCGATGGCGCAACAGCGCGTCGGCGTATGGTTTCATGGCGGAGCCGAGGCGATGGCCGGGGTGTCCTCTGCCCTGATCAATCAGGGCCAGCGCATCGCCGACCGCGGATCCGCCTGGGCGGCCATGGGCGAGGAATGGTCGACGAGTGAGCAGCCGCTGGTGCGTTGGGCGGGATCGACGCTGCGCGGCGCGGGGGACATCGCCTCCCGGGTCGGCGCCGAGCTGACGGGGCGCGGAGAGACGGTGGGCCGAGCGGCGGGGCTGGTCGAGACCGCTGGGTCGATGCTGGGCATGGACGCCGCCGCGGTGGAGGCCATGGCGCAGGGCTGGCGGGAGTCCGGGAACATCACGGCCAAGGCCCTGCAAGCCCATGGGGTGCCAGATGAGCGGCTGGGCCATCCGGCCCTCAACCCCGCGCGATGGGCGGCCGAGCACCTGCCCGGCACGAGGGCCGACAACACCTCCGGAAACGGCCCCGGAGGCATTCCCGTCGCCTGGCAGGCCATGCCCGATGGCGGGGTCCGGGCGCATCTGGCCACCCCAGAGCAGGCCAACCTGGTGCAACAGGATCTGCTGAGCCGAGCCGCCAAGATGGAGTGGATTGTGCCGGAGGACCCCTCTTCCTGGAGTGAGGCGGAGCAGATGGCCCGACGACGGGCGGAGAGCGAGCTGAAACGCCTGGACGAACAACGGCGGCGGATGGAGGAGGAGGCCAGAGCCCGGGCCCGCCTGGATCTCCGGGACCAGTCGTTCGAGGAGCCATCGTACAGGGATGCGGCCGTGCAGGAGCGGGCCAGCGCGCTGTTGGCCGAGCAGCGGCGCCAGGCTCTGGAGAAGAACCCGGACGATCCCCTGTGGAATCTGCCGCAGGGCGACGAGCGCCGCGAGGCATGGGTGCGGCAGCGGGCCGACGCCATTTTGCGTACCAGCGTCTCGCCCCGCGTTGAGACCGTCGGGGCCGACGTCATCATCCGGCCCCATCCGGCATCCGGATCCCTGCCAGCCAACGCCGGTGATTGGCTGCGCAAAACGAGGGCGCCGGATCGGCTGATCCGCACCCGCAACGGCGTCCGCGAGGAGTGGCGCAACGGCGTCTGGGTCCGGGTTCCAAACCCCACGAAGACGCCGAAGATGGGGGGAGGCGAGGGACGTGGCTGA
- a CDS encoding exported protein of unknown function (Evidence 5 : Unknown function), giving the protein MRKRRVLATSVLALGLPGLLAMLAAPAYAAGGKGGEHGNGGGVIIPLPPGGVCPPNYHLSTRSGITTRFCDPNRSPGWRRSITTHWLYQCQLQAHGCINGHEWFVPTERYCHYTCINNSYCQEDYCSVYTGICGRPVEGGACGSAPPGSGTGPAPGSSGGVPTRTVTTTQWGAWSAWTAAACMIPSAPWAPRHGQGLNPDSLVIPVGTLPDGTPIRPPLTFASAPDRAATEQVTQAAEAEGTWSPGQLLNAPGWAVYARSRTGSQTTETVNAQTGAVLSSTSTPLRQEEAVEVYAPATCPVAVGVPTD; this is encoded by the coding sequence ATGCGCAAGCGTCGGGTTCTGGCGACGAGCGTGCTGGCGCTAGGACTGCCCGGCCTGCTAGCCATGCTAGCCGCCCCAGCCTATGCGGCGGGGGGAAAGGGCGGCGAGCACGGCAACGGCGGGGGCGTGATCATCCCGCTACCACCGGGCGGCGTCTGTCCCCCAAACTATCATCTCTCCACTCGTAGCGGGATAACGACTAGGTTCTGCGATCCCAACCGATCCCCCGGATGGCGGAGATCTATCACCACGCACTGGCTGTACCAATGCCAGCTCCAAGCGCATGGCTGTATCAACGGACACGAATGGTTCGTGCCCACGGAACGATATTGCCACTATACCTGCATCAACAACTCCTATTGTCAGGAGGACTACTGCAGCGTCTACACTGGCATCTGCGGGCGGCCGGTCGAGGGTGGAGCCTGCGGATCGGCTCCTCCAGGATCCGGCACCGGACCCGCGCCCGGCTCTTCGGGCGGCGTCCCCACCCGCACCGTCACCACGACCCAATGGGGCGCCTGGTCGGCCTGGACGGCGGCGGCCTGCATGATTCCCTCGGCGCCGTGGGCTCCCCGGCACGGCCAGGGCCTGAACCCGGATTCCCTGGTCATTCCGGTGGGCACCCTGCCCGACGGCACGCCCATCCGGCCGCCGTTGACGTTCGCGAGCGCCCCCGACCGGGCGGCCACCGAACAGGTGACGCAGGCGGCGGAGGCGGAGGGGACCTGGAGCCCCGGCCAGCTCTTGAACGCGCCCGGCTGGGCGGTGTACGCCCGGTCGCGCACGGGGAGCCAGACGACGGAGACCGTGAACGCGCAGACCGGCGCGGTGCTGTCCTCCACCTCCACCCCGCTGCGCCAGGAGGAGGCGGTGGAGGTGTACGCGCCCGCCACCTGCCCGGTGGCGGTGGGCGTGCCGACGGATTGA